A stretch of the Candidatus Nanopelagicales bacterium genome encodes the following:
- the rpsH gene encoding 30S ribosomal protein S8, producing MTMTDPIADMLTRLRNANSAYHDTTTMPYSKIKANIAEILKQEGYIAGWHVADAEVGKTLTLDLKYGPTRERSIAGVRRVSKPGLRVYAKSTSMPKVLGGLGIAIISTSSGLLTDKQATKKGVGGEVLAYVW from the coding sequence ATGACCATGACCGACCCGATCGCAGACATGCTCACGCGTCTGCGCAACGCCAACTCGGCGTACCACGACACCACGACGATGCCCTACTCGAAGATCAAGGCGAACATCGCCGAGATCCTCAAGCAGGAGGGCTACATCGCGGGGTGGCACGTGGCCGACGCCGAGGTGGGCAAGACCCTCACGCTGGACCTGAAGTACGGGCCCACGCGCGAGCGGTCCATCGCCGGCGTGCGCCGCGTGTCCAAGCCCGGTCTGCGGGTCTACGCCAAGAGCACGTCGATGCCCAAGGTCCTCGGCGGCCTCGGCATCGCGATCATCTCGACGTCGTCGGGGCTGCTCACCGACAAGCAGGCGACCAAGAAGGGCGTGGGTGGGGAAGTCCTCGCCTACGTCTGGTGA
- a CDS encoding type Z 30S ribosomal protein S14, translated as MAKKALVNKANSKPKFAVRSYTRCNRCGRPHSVYRKFGLCRICLREMAHRGELPGVTKSSW; from the coding sequence GTGGCGAAGAAGGCCCTAGTCAACAAGGCGAACAGCAAGCCCAAGTTCGCCGTGCGTTCCTACACCCGGTGCAACCGGTGCGGCCGCCCGCACTCGGTCTACCGCAAGTTCGGGCTGTGCCGCATCTGCCTGCGCGAGATGGCGCACCGCGGCGAGCTCCCGGGCGTCACCAAGAGCAGCTGGTAA
- the rplE gene encoding 50S ribosomal protein L5, with the protein MSTATEARAVPRLKQRYRDEIVPALREEFSYSNVMQVPGLTKVVVNMGVGDAARDSKLIEGAVRDLADITGQKPSITKARKSIAQFKLREGMPIGAHVTLRGDRMWEFLDRLLSVALPRIRDFRGLSPKQFDGNGNYTFGLNEQSMFHEIDQDKIDRVRGMDITLVTTAKTDDEGRALLRQLGFPFKES; encoded by the coding sequence ATGAGCACCGCCACCGAGGCCCGCGCCGTGCCGCGGCTGAAGCAGCGCTACCGCGACGAGATCGTCCCGGCCCTGCGCGAGGAGTTCTCGTACTCCAACGTCATGCAGGTCCCCGGCCTGACCAAGGTCGTGGTCAACATGGGCGTCGGCGACGCCGCGCGCGACTCGAAGCTGATCGAGGGCGCCGTGCGCGACCTGGCCGACATCACCGGCCAGAAGCCGTCGATCACCAAGGCCCGCAAGTCCATCGCCCAGTTCAAGCTGCGCGAGGGCATGCCGATCGGCGCGCACGTCACGCTGCGCGGCGACCGGATGTGGGAGTTCCTCGACCGGCTGCTGTCGGTCGCCCTGCCGCGCATCCGCGACTTCCGCGGCCTGTCGCCGAAGCAGTTCGACGGCAACGGCAACTACACCTTCGGACTGAACGAGCAGTCGATGTTCCACGAGATCGATCAGGACAAGATCGACCGCGTCCGGGGCATGGACATCACGCTGGTGACGACCGCCAAGACCGACGATGAGGGCCGCGCGCTGCTTCGCCAGCTCGGGTTCCCGTTCAAGGAGTCCTGA
- the rplX gene encoding 50S ribosomal protein L24 has product MSVKKGDLVQVISGKDKGIKGKVIAVLPETDRVIVEGVNRIKKHTKVGQTTRGGKTGGIVTQEAPIHVSNVMVVDPEDGRPTRIGFRKEKVEKRRPDGTTYEATRSVRISRRTGKDI; this is encoded by the coding sequence CTGAGCGTGAAGAAGGGCGACCTCGTCCAGGTCATCAGCGGCAAGGACAAGGGGATCAAGGGCAAGGTCATCGCCGTGCTCCCCGAGACCGACCGCGTGATCGTCGAGGGCGTCAACCGGATCAAGAAGCACACCAAGGTCGGGCAGACGACGCGCGGCGGCAAGACCGGCGGCATCGTCACCCAGGAGGCGCCCATCCACGTGTCCAACGTGATGGTCGTCGACCCGGAGGACGGTCGCCCCACGCGGATCGGCTTCCGCAAGGAGAAGGTCGAGAAGCGCCGCCCGGACGGGACCACGTACGAGGCGACGCGCAGCGTGCGCATCAGCCGGCGCACGGGTAAGGACATCTGA
- the rplN gene encoding 50S ribosomal protein L14 codes for MIQQESRLRVADNTGAKELLCIRVLGGSGRRYAGIGDVIVATVKDAIPGGGVKKGDVVKAVVVRTRKERRRPDGSYIRFDENAAVILKGDGEPRGTRIFGPVGRELREKRFMKIISLAPEVL; via the coding sequence GTGATCCAGCAGGAGTCGCGGCTTCGCGTCGCCGACAACACCGGTGCCAAGGAGCTGTTGTGCATCCGTGTTCTCGGCGGCTCCGGCCGGCGCTACGCGGGCATCGGCGACGTCATCGTGGCCACCGTGAAGGACGCCATCCCCGGTGGTGGCGTGAAGAAGGGTGACGTCGTCAAGGCCGTCGTCGTGCGCACCCGCAAGGAGCGGCGTCGTCCGGACGGCTCCTACATCCGCTTCGACGAGAACGCCGCCGTCATCCTCAAGGGCGACGGCGAGCCTCGCGGCACGCGCATCTTCGGCCCCGTGGGCCGCGAGCTGCGCGAGAAGCGGTTCATGAAGATCATCTCGCTGGCCCCGGAGGTGCTCTGA
- the rpsQ gene encoding 30S ribosomal protein S17 has product MSDQNDEKAGMSETKRGYRKTREGLVVSDKMDKTVVVAVEDRFKHPLYGKVVRRTSKLKAHDERNDCGIGDRVLLMETRPLSATKRWRVVEILEKAK; this is encoded by the coding sequence ATGAGCGACCAGAACGACGAGAAGGCGGGCATGAGCGAGACGAAGCGCGGCTACCGCAAGACCCGTGAGGGCCTGGTGGTCAGCGACAAGATGGACAAGACCGTCGTGGTCGCCGTCGAGGACCGGTTCAAGCACCCGCTGTACGGCAAGGTGGTCCGCCGGACCAGCAAGCTGAAGGCGCACGACGAGCGCAACGACTGCGGCATCGGCGACCGCGTGCTGCTGATGGAGACGCGGCCGCTGTCGGCGACCAAGCGCTGGCGCGTCGTCGAGATCCTCGAGAAGGCCAAGTAA
- the rpmC gene encoding 50S ribosomal protein L29 — MAAGTKPEELRNLEDDELVSKLREAKEELFNLRFQAATGQLESHGRLRAVRKDIARIYTIMRERELGITPVGAA; from the coding sequence ATGGCAGCCGGGACCAAGCCCGAGGAGCTGCGCAACCTCGAGGACGACGAGCTCGTCTCGAAGCTGCGCGAGGCCAAGGAGGAGCTGTTCAACCTCCGGTTCCAGGCCGCGACCGGTCAGCTGGAGAGCCACGGCCGGCTGCGTGCGGTCCGCAAGGACATCGCGCGGATCTACACGATCATGCGTGAGCGTGAGCTCGGCATCACCCCGGTGGGTGCGGCATGA
- the rplP gene encoding 50S ribosomal protein L16, with product MLIPRRVKHRKQHHPGRSGVAKGGTKVTYGSFGLQALEPAYVTNRQIESARIAITRHIRRGGKVWINIYPDRPLTKKPAETRMGSGKGSPEWWVANVKPGRVMFELSYPNEQIAQEALKRAAHKLPMKCRIVRRDEAGED from the coding sequence ATGCTGATCCCGCGCAGGGTCAAGCACCGCAAGCAGCACCACCCGGGCCGCAGCGGTGTGGCCAAGGGCGGCACCAAGGTGACCTACGGCTCGTTCGGGCTGCAGGCGCTGGAGCCGGCCTACGTGACCAACCGCCAGATCGAGTCCGCTCGTATCGCCATCACCCGGCACATCCGGCGTGGCGGCAAGGTGTGGATCAACATCTACCCGGACCGTCCGCTGACCAAGAAGCCGGCGGAGACCCGGATGGGCTCCGGCAAGGGCTCGCCCGAGTGGTGGGTGGCCAACGTCAAGCCCGGCCGCGTCATGTTCGAGCTGAGCTACCCCAACGAGCAGATCGCGCAGGAGGCCCTCAAGCGGGCCGCGCACAAGCTCCCGATGAAGTGCCGCATCGTCCGGCGCGACGAGGCAGGTGAGGACTGA